In the Corynebacterium kroppenstedtii genome, one interval contains:
- a CDS encoding MetQ/NlpA family ABC transporter substrate-binding protein, translating to MVTSLRRLSALILASGLTLTGVTACHPPGESGGGSNTVTIGTTDSSKTAWTVFRQEAEKEGVHLDVQDFSDYNTPNTALSEGVLDVNLFQHIKFLASYNVESNSDLVPVGSTEIVPLALFYKGHTDVNDLKDGASIAIPNDSTNQGRAINLLEAQHLVTLKKTGLLNPTPADIDQAQSKVSVTPVDAAQTATAWGEGTPAVVNNTYLLRAGIDPKTALAADDPKADNAKPYINVLATRPEKKNDENIKKLVKVWHSDAVQKANAEDTKGTSVSVDLPANQLEDILKDTEKKTREES from the coding sequence ATGGTCACATCATTACGGCGTCTCAGCGCCCTCATCCTGGCATCCGGGCTCACGCTAACCGGCGTCACCGCATGCCATCCGCCGGGAGAAAGCGGAGGCGGATCTAACACCGTGACCATTGGTACGACGGATTCGTCGAAAACGGCATGGACAGTTTTCCGTCAAGAAGCTGAGAAGGAAGGCGTTCACTTGGATGTCCAAGATTTCTCGGATTACAACACCCCGAATACTGCGCTGAGTGAAGGGGTGCTGGATGTGAATTTATTCCAGCACATTAAATTCTTGGCGTCGTATAACGTCGAATCGAATTCGGATCTTGTTCCCGTCGGATCGACTGAAATTGTTCCGCTTGCTTTGTTCTATAAGGGCCATACCGACGTTAATGATCTTAAAGACGGAGCATCGATCGCTATCCCCAATGACAGCACTAACCAAGGCCGAGCTATTAACCTTCTCGAGGCACAGCATTTGGTAACGCTGAAGAAAACTGGTCTTTTGAACCCCACCCCAGCGGATATCGATCAAGCGCAATCGAAGGTCAGTGTAACCCCTGTCGACGCTGCTCAAACGGCTACAGCATGGGGTGAAGGGACGCCCGCCGTCGTGAATAACACATACCTTCTTCGTGCGGGAATTGACCCAAAAACGGCATTAGCCGCTGATGATCCCAAAGCCGATAATGCAAAGCCATATATCAATGTTCTCGCCACTCGGCCTGAAAAGAAGAATGACGAAAACATCAAGAAATTGGTGAAAGTCTGGCACAGCGACGCCGTACAAAAGGCCAATGCGGAGGACACAAAGGGTACGTCCGTATCTGTCGATCTCCCCGCTAACCAACTAGAGGACATTTTGAAAGACACGGAAAAGAAAACACGGGAGGAATCCTAA
- a CDS encoding error-prone DNA polymerase, giving the protein MDWVTARGSMNGRPLSWSRLERILSGIDTEPIASSVTSSNSTLPGVSPALSDMTSIASPQGEGSHAVVNQRDHIPFAELHACSAYSFLRGASSPAEMVDSAAELGLEALALVDRDGVYGAVQFAEAAADSGIATIFGAELTLTPPAVSSSASHSSAPSSQGPVSSPQAMPSNNERILTVLCRGAEGYRRLSRVISEAHMCTGEKNKVCYPTIEELARRGGDHWIILADYSWTPHLDELVKYFPRVVVELDRLLTPDDADRHEEQLEAAEQLGLAAVYSSAATAARPKSGRLAGAKTALRYRKDVDDAEPYTHPIGGTYLRSGAEMFDADYPELTTNTLAVAHECAFTLTTIAPELPDWPVPEGYTEITWLEHMVEERGAVRYGSREDNPTAWAQIDHELNVIGSLNFPGYFLIVTDLVDFCRRANILAQGRGSSANSAVCFSLGITNVDPVAADLLFERFLSPEREGPPDIDLDIESGRREEVIQYCYTKYGRENAAQVANVITYRRRGALRDAARALGYSPGRIDAWVRGLDDAPNDVATLADQLHGQPRHLGIHSGGMVICDRPIADVVPVEWARMENRSIIQWDKDDAASGGLVKFDLLGLGMLEALHHAIDQVHDHRGRTVNLWQLGLDDPDVYAMLARADAVGVFQVESRAQMSALPRLKPREFYDLVVQVALIRPGPIQGGSVHPYIRRRNGEEEVIYDHPCLKDALAKTLGVPLFQEQVMRVAVDAAGFTPVEADALRRAMGSKRSAKKMEQLHERFARGCRDKHGMDEATITTLWKKIIAFAAYGFPESHAQSFASIVYFSAWFKRYYPAEFCVALLRSQPMGFYSPQSLIADARRHGVDILPIDVNHSDVEATTIDNPDLEPGAPNSLRLGLGAVKGLGTRGAKAVVQARHDGGPFTRIADLSRRAGISVSQVEALATAGALRSMGIDRREGLWAAGIAAHERPGMLPGMSEISIPSLPGMSAFELAAADIASTGITADIHPVELLRKHLDTAGIVSTSQLASCEDSTRVTVAGTVTHRQRPGTEGGVVFLGLEDETGLANITVSPGCWTRYRTVAQTSRMVAIRGIVHNAAGAVAVVADRIDSLDTTLGGAALAGPSRDFR; this is encoded by the coding sequence ATGGATTGGGTGACGGCTCGAGGTTCAATGAATGGCAGGCCACTGTCGTGGTCGCGGCTGGAGCGTATTTTATCAGGAATAGATACGGAGCCGATTGCTTCCTCGGTTACCTCATCAAATAGCACGTTACCAGGAGTTTCTCCAGCTCTGTCGGATATGACGTCAATAGCGTCTCCTCAGGGCGAGGGGTCCCATGCTGTAGTTAATCAACGCGACCATATTCCTTTCGCTGAACTGCACGCATGTTCGGCATACTCATTTCTTCGTGGCGCGTCATCGCCCGCAGAGATGGTGGATTCAGCTGCGGAATTAGGTTTAGAAGCACTCGCATTGGTGGACCGCGACGGGGTATATGGGGCTGTTCAGTTCGCGGAAGCTGCCGCCGATTCCGGAATCGCTACCATCTTCGGCGCCGAGCTGACATTGACGCCGCCTGCTGTGTCGTCGTCGGCGTCACACTCGTCCGCTCCCTCGTCGCAAGGCCCGGTCTCCTCACCTCAGGCTATGCCGTCGAACAACGAAAGAATTCTAACGGTGCTGTGCCGAGGTGCGGAGGGCTATCGACGCCTATCGCGTGTGATTTCCGAAGCCCACATGTGTACGGGCGAGAAGAATAAAGTGTGCTATCCGACTATTGAAGAACTGGCCCGGCGCGGGGGTGACCACTGGATTATCCTGGCGGATTATTCATGGACACCCCACCTTGATGAGCTAGTGAAGTATTTTCCTCGGGTTGTTGTGGAGCTGGACCGGCTACTCACGCCCGATGATGCCGACCGGCATGAAGAACAATTGGAGGCTGCTGAGCAGCTAGGTTTAGCGGCGGTGTATTCCTCCGCAGCCACTGCGGCGCGGCCCAAAAGTGGCCGCCTAGCAGGGGCGAAAACAGCGCTGAGGTATCGGAAAGATGTCGACGATGCAGAGCCGTACACGCATCCCATCGGCGGAACATACCTGCGCAGTGGGGCGGAAATGTTCGACGCCGACTATCCGGAGCTCACGACGAACACGCTTGCCGTGGCTCATGAATGTGCCTTTACGCTGACCACCATTGCGCCGGAGCTTCCCGATTGGCCAGTTCCGGAAGGATATACCGAAATCACCTGGCTAGAGCACATGGTGGAGGAGCGCGGTGCTGTACGTTACGGCTCACGGGAGGATAACCCCACAGCGTGGGCGCAAATTGATCACGAGCTCAACGTGATTGGGAGCTTGAATTTTCCGGGATACTTCCTCATCGTGACAGACTTGGTCGACTTTTGTCGCCGGGCCAATATCCTTGCGCAGGGGAGAGGCTCGTCTGCTAATTCGGCGGTATGCTTTTCCCTCGGAATTACCAACGTCGATCCCGTTGCCGCCGATCTCCTCTTCGAACGCTTCCTCAGCCCGGAAAGAGAAGGGCCCCCGGATATTGACCTGGACATTGAGTCGGGCCGTCGGGAAGAAGTTATCCAATATTGCTATACCAAGTACGGCAGAGAAAATGCTGCTCAGGTAGCTAATGTTATTACGTACCGACGCCGAGGGGCTCTTCGCGATGCAGCTCGCGCCTTAGGGTATTCACCCGGCCGCATCGACGCATGGGTGCGTGGCCTGGACGACGCCCCCAACGATGTTGCCACCCTTGCCGATCAGCTCCACGGACAACCCCGCCACCTGGGCATACATTCAGGCGGAATGGTGATCTGTGACCGCCCGATAGCCGATGTCGTGCCCGTTGAATGGGCACGAATGGAAAACCGCTCCATCATCCAGTGGGACAAAGACGATGCAGCCAGCGGAGGTCTCGTCAAATTCGACCTCCTCGGGCTCGGCATGCTGGAAGCCCTACATCACGCCATCGACCAAGTCCACGACCATCGCGGACGAACAGTGAACCTGTGGCAACTAGGGCTTGACGACCCCGACGTGTACGCCATGCTCGCCCGCGCCGACGCTGTGGGCGTATTCCAAGTGGAATCCCGCGCCCAAATGTCCGCCCTTCCCCGTCTAAAGCCACGCGAGTTCTACGACCTCGTCGTCCAAGTTGCCCTCATTCGCCCAGGCCCCATACAAGGCGGCTCAGTCCACCCCTACATTCGACGTCGAAATGGTGAAGAAGAAGTCATCTATGACCACCCCTGCCTCAAGGATGCACTAGCAAAAACACTGGGTGTCCCGCTGTTCCAGGAACAAGTGATGCGGGTCGCTGTCGATGCCGCAGGATTTACCCCCGTTGAGGCTGATGCCCTGCGGCGTGCCATGGGGTCGAAACGCTCCGCCAAAAAAATGGAGCAGCTCCATGAACGCTTCGCCCGCGGCTGCCGAGACAAGCACGGCATGGATGAGGCCACCATCACCACACTATGGAAGAAGATTATTGCCTTCGCCGCCTACGGATTCCCCGAGTCCCACGCGCAATCCTTCGCGTCGATCGTCTACTTCTCCGCATGGTTCAAGCGCTACTACCCGGCGGAATTCTGCGTCGCCCTCCTCCGGTCTCAGCCCATGGGGTTTTACTCCCCACAGTCACTTATTGCCGACGCCCGACGCCACGGCGTTGACATCCTCCCCATCGACGTCAACCACTCCGATGTGGAGGCCACTACCATCGACAATCCTGACCTGGAGCCCGGCGCACCCAACAGCCTGAGATTGGGGCTCGGCGCTGTGAAAGGCCTTGGCACCCGTGGGGCGAAAGCTGTTGTTCAGGCACGCCACGATGGCGGCCCCTTTACACGCATTGCGGATCTGTCGCGCCGGGCGGGCATCAGTGTGTCCCAAGTGGAGGCGCTTGCTACCGCAGGTGCGCTTCGCAGCATGGGGATCGACCGGCGTGAAGGCTTGTGGGCTGCAGGAATTGCGGCCCATGAACGGCCTGGCATGCTCCCCGGGATGAGTGAGATTTCCATACCGTCGCTACCGGGGATGAGCGCGTTTGAACTCGCCGCGGCGGACATAGCGTCGACGGGCATCACAGCCGATATTCACCCCGTCGAACTACTGCGAAAACACCTGGACACTGCGGGGATCGTATCCACTAGCCAGTTGGCGTCGTGCGAAGACTCCACCCGGGTGACTGTCGCGGGGACAGTTACACACCGTCAGCGGCCTGGTACAGAAGGAGGCGTCGTTTTCCTCGGTCTGGAAGATGAAACAGGTCTCGCGAATATCACAGTGTCCCCCGGGTGCTGGACGCGCTACAGAACGGTCGCCCAAACATCGCGCATGGTCGCTATACGGGGAATCGTCCACAACGCAGCCGGTGCCGTTGCCGTGGTGGCAGACCGTATCGACTCTCTCGACACCACACTGGGAGGAGCCGCCCTTGCCGGACCATCACGTGATTTCCGGTGA
- a CDS encoding methionine ABC transporter ATP-binding protein yields MASIPTENSAQSTSTQPTSGQPASGSSALTFDDRPTDHGTRVEFRDVTKTFKQGKRDTHALNGISLTVEPGEILGVIGYSGAGKSTLVRMINGLDRPTSGSVTLGSTTITDLPERKLRGLRKNIGMIFQQFNLMNSRTAAANVAYPLALAKVPRSQRSKRVKELLDFVGLGDKGKNYPDQLSGGQKQRVGIARSLATDPSLLLADEATSALDPETTQDVLDLLHKVNRELGITIVVITHEMEVVRSIADRVAVMEKGKIVEYGPVHEIFSHPRKEVTKRFVATALRDTPEGRERDSLLTEVADNPGERLITVRVDDARDLSSAFALATERNVTVGFVHGAVNNIQEHSFGRLTVKLTGPEDGVKAVVAHLAELTECEEIN; encoded by the coding sequence ATGGCATCAATTCCAACGGAGAATTCCGCCCAGTCAACTTCCACCCAGCCGACTTCCGGCCAACCGGCTTCCGGCAGCTCCGCACTCACTTTTGATGACCGCCCGACGGATCATGGCACCCGCGTGGAGTTCCGCGATGTCACCAAGACGTTCAAGCAGGGTAAACGGGATACTCACGCACTCAACGGCATTTCTCTCACCGTCGAACCGGGTGAGATTCTTGGCGTTATCGGGTATTCCGGCGCGGGTAAATCCACGCTGGTTCGCATGATTAACGGTTTGGATCGGCCCACTTCGGGCTCGGTCACGCTGGGCAGCACCACGATCACCGACTTGCCGGAGCGGAAACTCCGTGGCCTGCGGAAGAACATCGGCATGATCTTCCAGCAATTCAACCTGATGAACTCCCGCACGGCCGCTGCGAATGTGGCCTACCCTTTAGCCCTGGCCAAGGTGCCGCGCTCTCAGCGCTCCAAGCGCGTGAAGGAATTGCTCGACTTCGTCGGATTGGGCGATAAGGGCAAAAACTACCCTGACCAGCTATCAGGCGGGCAGAAGCAGCGTGTGGGCATTGCGCGTTCACTGGCAACCGACCCTTCACTTCTTCTTGCCGACGAGGCAACGTCGGCTCTCGACCCGGAAACAACTCAAGATGTTCTGGATTTGCTACATAAGGTGAACCGGGAGCTCGGTATCACCATTGTTGTGATCACTCACGAAATGGAAGTTGTCCGTTCTATTGCTGACCGCGTTGCCGTTATGGAAAAGGGCAAGATCGTCGAATATGGGCCAGTCCACGAAATTTTCTCTCACCCTCGTAAGGAAGTGACCAAGCGATTCGTCGCGACTGCTCTTCGTGATACTCCCGAGGGCCGTGAGCGAGATTCTCTGCTCACGGAGGTTGCTGATAATCCGGGTGAGCGACTGATCACGGTTCGTGTCGACGATGCTCGAGATCTGAGCTCGGCGTTTGCCCTGGCTACTGAGCGCAATGTGACCGTCGGCTTTGTGCATGGAGCTGTGAATAATATCCAGGAGCATTCGTTTGGACGGCTCACTGTGAAGCTGACCGGGCCAGAGGACGGCGTCAAGGCTGTTGTTGCCCATCTTGCCGAATTAACCGAGTGTGAGGAGATCAACTAG
- a CDS encoding ATP-dependent Clp protease ATP-binding subunit produces the protein MFERFTDRARRVVVLAQEEARALNHNYIGTEHILLGLIREGEGVAAKALESMGISREAVRSEVEDIIGKGAQPPSGYIPFTPRAKKVLELSLREALQLGHKYIGTEHILLGLIREGEGVAAQVLVKLGADLPRVRQQVIQLLSGYEGQGDESQEPGTSEPAGAGVGSATLGRSSSNESGRKSNSLVLDQFGRNLTQAAKDGKLDPVVGREKEIERIMQVLSRRTKNNPVLIGEPGVGKTAVVEGLALDIVNGKVPEILKDKQLYSLDMGSLVAGSRYRGDFEERLKKVLKEINQRGDIILFIDEIHTIVGAGAAEGAIDAASLLKPKLARGELQTIGATTLDEYRKHIEKDAALERRFQPVQVPEPSVELSVEILKGLRPKYEAHHHVSITDAALVAAASLSDRYINDRFLPDKAVDLIDEAGARMRIKRMTVPESLRKVDEKIATIRKQKEAAIDDQDFEKAAGLRDQERKLGEEREEKERQWRSGELEDVAEVGEEQIAEVLANWTGIPVFKLTEEESDRLLHMEEELHKRIIGQEDAVKSVSRAIRRTRAGLKDPRRPSGSFIFAGPSGVGKTELSKALAEFLFGEDDALIQIDMSEFHDKFTASRLFGAPPGYVGYEEGGQLTEKVRRKPFSVVLFDEIEKANNEIYNTLLQVLEDGRLTDGQGRVVDFKNTVLIFTSNLGTGDISKAVGMGFSGVGETDEEGRYERMKSKVNDELKKHFRPEFLNRIDDIVVFHQLTQDQIIQMVDLLVNRVGIALRAKDMDIELTDKAKRLLAKRGFDPVLGARPLRRTIQREIEDQLSEKILYGEVAAGELVTVDVENWDGEGKGDDAKFTFSTSTKPGAVMGEGESSLEEHKDDADDSSDEADQIVPMEYSSNASSGSGPDGGTSGSGSGAAQPESE, from the coding sequence ATGTTTGAGAGGTTTACCGACCGCGCCCGTCGTGTGGTTGTGTTAGCTCAGGAAGAAGCTAGGGCATTAAATCACAATTACATCGGTACAGAGCACATTCTGCTCGGCCTCATCCGTGAGGGTGAGGGCGTCGCTGCGAAAGCTCTCGAGTCGATGGGAATTTCCCGCGAAGCTGTCCGCAGCGAAGTAGAAGACATCATTGGCAAGGGGGCACAGCCGCCCAGTGGCTATATCCCCTTTACCCCGCGCGCGAAGAAAGTGTTGGAGCTTTCCCTGCGGGAGGCACTGCAGTTAGGCCACAAGTACATCGGTACCGAGCACATTCTGCTCGGCCTCATCCGTGAGGGTGAGGGCGTCGCTGCTCAGGTGCTTGTCAAATTAGGGGCAGATCTACCGCGCGTTCGTCAGCAAGTTATCCAGCTGTTGTCGGGCTACGAAGGCCAGGGCGACGAGTCCCAGGAGCCGGGAACTAGCGAGCCCGCTGGCGCTGGCGTGGGTTCGGCCACGTTAGGGCGTTCCTCCAGTAACGAGTCTGGGCGCAAGTCCAACTCGCTGGTCCTTGATCAGTTCGGCCGGAATCTCACGCAGGCTGCGAAGGACGGCAAGCTCGATCCGGTCGTTGGCCGTGAAAAAGAGATCGAGCGCATTATGCAGGTGCTCAGCCGCCGGACCAAGAACAACCCGGTCCTGATCGGGGAGCCTGGCGTTGGTAAAACCGCCGTCGTCGAGGGGCTTGCTCTGGACATCGTCAATGGCAAAGTTCCGGAGATTTTGAAGGACAAGCAATTGTATTCCCTGGATATGGGATCGCTCGTTGCTGGTTCTCGTTACCGTGGTGACTTTGAAGAGCGCCTGAAGAAGGTTCTGAAGGAAATTAACCAGCGTGGCGACATCATCCTCTTCATCGATGAGATCCACACCATTGTTGGTGCGGGTGCGGCCGAAGGCGCCATTGACGCTGCGTCGTTGTTGAAGCCGAAGCTCGCTCGTGGTGAGCTCCAGACCATTGGTGCCACGACGCTGGATGAGTACCGGAAGCACATCGAAAAAGATGCCGCCCTGGAGCGTCGTTTCCAGCCTGTTCAGGTTCCGGAACCATCTGTCGAACTGTCGGTGGAGATTTTGAAGGGCCTGCGCCCGAAGTATGAGGCACACCATCATGTGTCGATTACCGACGCTGCTCTCGTTGCAGCTGCATCGTTGTCTGATCGCTACATCAACGATCGCTTCTTGCCGGACAAGGCCGTCGACCTTATCGACGAAGCTGGTGCGCGCATGCGTATCAAGCGGATGACAGTGCCGGAGTCCCTCCGCAAGGTCGACGAGAAAATCGCGACGATTCGTAAGCAAAAAGAAGCGGCTATTGACGATCAAGATTTCGAAAAAGCCGCTGGCTTGCGTGATCAGGAGCGGAAACTCGGCGAAGAGCGCGAGGAGAAAGAACGCCAGTGGCGTTCGGGTGAGCTGGAAGACGTTGCCGAAGTCGGTGAAGAGCAGATCGCGGAGGTTCTGGCTAACTGGACCGGCATCCCCGTGTTCAAACTCACCGAGGAAGAATCCGACCGGTTGCTGCACATGGAGGAAGAGCTCCACAAGCGCATCATCGGCCAGGAAGACGCAGTCAAGTCCGTCTCCCGCGCTATCCGACGCACCCGTGCGGGCCTGAAGGACCCACGTCGCCCGTCCGGATCGTTCATCTTCGCCGGCCCGTCAGGCGTCGGAAAGACCGAGCTGTCGAAGGCGTTGGCTGAATTCCTCTTCGGCGAAGACGATGCTCTCATCCAGATCGACATGTCCGAGTTCCACGACAAGTTCACCGCGTCGCGCCTCTTCGGTGCCCCTCCGGGGTATGTCGGCTATGAAGAGGGCGGCCAGCTGACCGAAAAGGTTCGCCGCAAGCCATTCTCTGTGGTGCTCTTCGATGAGATTGAGAAGGCCAATAACGAGATCTACAACACCCTATTGCAGGTCTTGGAAGACGGCCGCCTCACCGACGGGCAAGGTCGTGTGGTCGATTTCAAGAACACCGTCCTGATCTTCACCTCGAACCTGGGCACCGGCGACATCTCTAAAGCTGTTGGAATGGGCTTCTCTGGAGTCGGCGAGACTGACGAAGAGGGCCGCTACGAGCGGATGAAGTCGAAAGTCAACGACGAACTCAAGAAGCATTTCCGCCCCGAGTTCCTCAACCGTATCGACGACATCGTGGTGTTCCACCAGCTCACCCAGGATCAGATCATTCAGATGGTCGACCTGTTGGTGAACCGTGTGGGCATCGCCCTACGCGCCAAGGACATGGATATCGAGCTCACCGACAAGGCCAAGCGGCTGTTGGCTAAGCGCGGATTTGATCCCGTCTTGGGTGCCCGGCCACTGCGCCGTACCATCCAGCGCGAAATTGAGGATCAGCTCTCGGAGAAGATCCTCTACGGCGAAGTTGCCGCCGGTGAACTGGTCACCGTGGATGTTGAGAACTGGGACGGCGAAGGCAAGGGCGACGACGCCAAGTTCACGTTCTCCACGTCGACAAAGCCAGGTGCCGTAATGGGCGAGGGCGAGTCCAGCCTGGAGGAGCACAAGGACGATGCTGATGACTCCTCCGACGAGGCTGATCAGATCGTGCCGATGGAGTACTCCTCCAACGCTTCATCGGGCAGTGGTCCCGACGGCGGTACCTCAGGCTCAGGATCCGGCGCCGCCCAGCCCGAATCTGAATAG
- a CDS encoding SDR family NAD(P)-dependent oxidoreductase, with product MSGRTAVVTGGAGGIGAAAARALAASGAHVIVADLIGQDTDGTVDDIHELGGSAEVWDVDLRDHELLAEMTLDCDILVNCAGSQVIAHIEDYEPADWDRIIDTMLTAPFLLTRAALPHMYEEEWGRIVNVCSVHGLRGSEGRVAYTSAMHGLEGLTKVTAIEGGPHGVTANCVNPGFTRTAQVQKQIRQQAALHWLPEDEVVEKVLLNRNSIKEMATVDEVAAQIIWLCSDYARLITGSSLSIDGGATAS from the coding sequence TTGAGTGGACGCACAGCCGTCGTCACGGGGGGTGCAGGCGGGATCGGTGCGGCCGCGGCGCGGGCTTTGGCGGCGTCAGGAGCGCACGTCATCGTCGCTGATTTAATTGGTCAGGATACCGACGGAACGGTGGACGACATCCATGAACTCGGTGGTTCCGCAGAAGTGTGGGACGTGGATTTGCGCGATCACGAACTACTGGCAGAGATGACACTCGACTGCGATATTTTGGTCAACTGTGCAGGTTCGCAGGTGATTGCCCATATTGAGGACTACGAGCCAGCAGACTGGGATCGAATTATTGACACCATGTTGACGGCCCCATTTTTGCTGACTCGGGCGGCACTTCCCCATATGTATGAGGAAGAGTGGGGGCGCATTGTGAATGTGTGTAGCGTGCATGGACTCCGTGGATCGGAAGGACGCGTGGCCTACACTTCCGCGATGCATGGCCTGGAGGGGCTGACGAAGGTCACGGCAATTGAGGGTGGACCTCATGGTGTGACGGCGAACTGTGTGAACCCCGGTTTTACGAGGACTGCGCAGGTTCAGAAGCAGATACGGCAGCAGGCTGCGCTGCATTGGCTCCCGGAAGATGAAGTAGTAGAGAAAGTACTGCTGAACCGTAATTCGATCAAAGAAATGGCCACGGTGGATGAGGTTGCTGCGCAAATCATTTGGTTGTGCTCCGACTATGCGCGCCTGATTACCGGCTCTAGTTTGTCTATCGACGGTGGTGCTACGGCTAGCTAA
- a CDS encoding methionine ABC transporter permease: MVSIALHTADALAGVGASIHNTVAHSTVARDLVLASGTTDWSNLKPTMITAFWTTLWMVGWTILLGGLFGLIIGVLLYASRSSGVLANKPLYWTLNILVNIIRPIPFIILIAAAGPLTKAVMGTTIGTEAATFVMVIAATFAVARIVEQNLVSVDPGVVEAARAMGASPLKILWSVVIREALGPLILGYTFIFIAIVDMSAMAGYIGGGGLGDFAITYGYRAFDWNVTLVATVIIIVLVQFAQLIGNTLARLVMRR, from the coding sequence GTGGTCAGCATAGCGTTACATACTGCCGACGCCCTGGCTGGCGTGGGCGCATCAATTCACAACACCGTGGCTCACAGCACCGTGGCGCGCGATCTTGTTCTGGCGTCGGGAACGACGGACTGGAGCAATCTCAAGCCCACAATGATCACAGCGTTTTGGACGACGCTGTGGATGGTGGGGTGGACGATCCTCCTGGGTGGCCTGTTCGGCCTGATTATTGGCGTGTTGCTGTATGCGTCGAGGTCGTCTGGCGTGTTGGCCAATAAGCCCTTGTATTGGACGCTGAATATTTTGGTGAACATTATCCGCCCGATACCGTTCATTATTTTGATTGCGGCGGCCGGCCCTCTGACGAAGGCGGTGATGGGAACAACGATTGGCACGGAGGCGGCAACATTCGTCATGGTGATTGCTGCGACATTTGCGGTGGCCCGCATTGTGGAGCAGAACCTTGTGAGTGTTGATCCTGGCGTTGTTGAAGCTGCTCGGGCGATGGGGGCGTCTCCTCTGAAGATTTTGTGGAGTGTGGTGATCCGCGAGGCTTTGGGCCCGTTGATCTTGGGTTACACGTTCATCTTTATTGCGATTGTCGATATGTCCGCGATGGCTGGCTACATCGGCGGTGGCGGTTTGGGTGACTTCGCTATCACTTATGGTTACCGCGCTTTCGACTGGAATGTCACTTTGGTGGCGACGGTGATCATCATCGTGCTGGTGCAATTCGCCCAGCTGATTGGTAACACGCTTGCACGGCTGGTCATGCGCCGATAG
- a CDS encoding tRNA (cytidine(34)-2'-O)-methyltransferase, with protein MMSGDDVRSVHDRGSVHDRAHGIARALGEDTIRNPNPPLHVVFDQPVIPPNTGNAIRMCAGVGAHLHLCEPLGFNLEEKNLRRAGLDYHDLVDVTIHPSLDECLATLGAGMADGPRVYAFTSHTSVRVDTVSYQWGDVLLFGCEPTGLSAEALADPRITSRVRIPMLPGRRSMNLSNAAAVGAYEAWRQLGYQGM; from the coding sequence ATGATGAGTGGAGATGACGTGAGATCGGTGCATGATCGGGGTTCAGTACATGATCGGGCCCATGGGATAGCGCGCGCACTGGGTGAGGACACGATCCGTAACCCCAACCCTCCTCTGCATGTCGTGTTTGACCAGCCGGTGATACCCCCGAACACAGGCAATGCGATTCGAATGTGTGCAGGTGTGGGGGCGCATCTACATTTGTGCGAACCGTTGGGGTTCAACTTGGAGGAAAAGAATTTACGACGCGCCGGGTTGGACTATCACGATTTGGTGGACGTGACTATTCACCCCAGCTTGGACGAGTGTTTGGCGACGTTGGGCGCGGGGATGGCGGATGGGCCGAGGGTGTACGCGTTTACCTCGCATACATCCGTGCGCGTGGACACTGTTTCCTATCAGTGGGGCGATGTGCTCCTTTTCGGTTGCGAGCCAACCGGCCTGAGCGCTGAGGCGTTGGCTGATCCTCGGATTACGAGCCGTGTGCGGATCCCTATGCTTCCTGGGCGCCGCTCGATGAATTTATCCAACGCGGCGGCGGTGGGTGCCTATGAAGCGTGGCGCCAGCTTGGCTACCAGGGCATGTAG